A portion of the Luxibacter massiliensis genome contains these proteins:
- a CDS encoding biotin transporter BioY — translation MENTSSSKKPFFSTQKLTLTAVMTAVICVLGPFSIPLPFSPVPLTFTNLAIYISVFVLGMKSGTISYIIYLLLGAVGLPIFSGFSGGFAKLAGPTGGYLVGFLFLAVITGFFIEHFHGRLFPSILGMVIGAAVCYFFGTIWLAWQMEIGFIPALTVGVVPYLPGDIIKIAIASILGPKLRSAVRHI, via the coding sequence ATGGAAAATACTTCCTCCTCCAAGAAACCATTTTTCTCCACCCAAAAACTTACACTGACTGCTGTCATGACCGCGGTGATATGTGTACTTGGCCCTTTCTCTATCCCGCTGCCGTTTAGTCCTGTTCCACTTACTTTTACAAATCTGGCCATCTATATCAGCGTTTTTGTACTTGGTATGAAATCAGGAACCATAAGCTATATAATTTATCTGCTGCTCGGCGCTGTGGGACTCCCTATCTTTTCTGGCTTTTCAGGTGGATTTGCAAAACTTGCAGGGCCAACGGGGGGATATCTGGTAGGTTTTTTGTTTCTCGCCGTTATCACTGGATTTTTCATCGAACATTTTCATGGCCGCCTTTTCCCTTCCATTCTGGGTATGGTTATCGGGGCAGCTGTATGTTACTTTTTCGGTACCATCTGGCTGGCATGGCAGATGGAGATTGGTTTTATCCCTGCCCTGACAGTTGGAGTGGTTCCCTATCTCCCAGGAGATATTATAAAAATTGCCATTGCCTCTATATTAGGCCCTAAACTCAGGTCTGCTGTCCGGCATATTTAA
- a CDS encoding HAD family hydrolase, which yields MKKCVFFDADSTILDIKKDIAPDVRPAIQALIFNGHPVFLCTGRSRAYIPNDIEFVTKGCSKGLAVWVMCAVLGIAKKDTVVLGTATKICPYLRS from the coding sequence ATGAAAAAGTGTGTATTTTTTGATGCAGACAGCACAATATTGGACATTAAGAAGGACATTGCCCCTGATGTAAGGCCAGCAATACAGGCATTAATCTTCAACGGCCATCCGGTATTTTTATGTACTGGCAGAAGCCGCGCTTATATTCCCAATGACATTGAATTTGTGACAAAAGGCTGTTCCAAAGGCCTTGCTGTCTGGGTCATGTGTGCCGTCCTGGGGATAGCTAAAAAAGATACTGTGGTTTTAGGGACAGCAACAAAGATCTGTCCATATTTGAGGTCGTAA
- a CDS encoding sensor histidine kinase yields the protein MNKLSLKIKLTGLYSFFMILLTCTALAILFSLSSREVLFSVQTALKKQVHDSVEDISYKEGRLHVDSDFYDLEESIYLSLYSSASDFLFGKIPYGFDSAPAFEDGMLQTVSQGGVKWYVYDLYLTTDESESVYIRGITSVTKAESNFQITRRFALILLPLLTAVTVIILYRLTRRTLLPVKRITDTVRQIQAGEDLTKRTMLSAGKNHGRDEIYQLAQTFDEMLAQLEDSFNREKQFTSDVSHELRTPVSVILAQCEDLLHDQSLSEGQREKILLLQKKSTEISSMISQLLFLSRAAQNRQKPEKEYLNLSELTQICIEEHRLLSQEKQIEIYTDIVSDIYGWVDETLYIRLLDNLMSNAVYYNKPGGTVYIGLSISQGILSGYVKDNGIGISAEDIPHIWERFYRADTARSSEGHSGLGLSMVKWIVEVHGGKISAESALGVGTIFRFSFPVSEIKGEGPVSD from the coding sequence ATGAATAAATTATCACTAAAAATAAAATTAACTGGCCTGTACTCATTTTTCATGATTCTGCTGACCTGTACAGCATTGGCAATTTTATTTTCACTGAGCAGCCGGGAAGTTCTTTTCTCCGTACAGACGGCACTGAAAAAACAGGTGCATGACAGCGTCGAAGATATTAGCTATAAGGAGGGGCGCCTGCACGTAGATTCAGATTTTTATGACCTGGAGGAAAGCATATACCTGTCCTTGTACAGTTCTGCCTCAGATTTTCTTTTTGGAAAAATTCCATATGGGTTTGATTCTGCCCCGGCTTTTGAAGATGGTATGCTGCAGACTGTGAGCCAGGGCGGGGTTAAATGGTACGTATATGACCTCTATTTAACAACTGATGAATCTGAATCCGTTTATATCCGAGGCATCACTTCAGTCACAAAGGCTGAGTCTAATTTTCAGATTACAAGAAGGTTCGCATTAATCCTGCTTCCACTTTTAACTGCTGTCACTGTAATTATCCTTTACCGGCTTACAAGGAGGACCCTCCTCCCTGTAAAAAGAATTACAGATACTGTCCGCCAGATTCAGGCGGGGGAAGACCTGACTAAAAGAACTATGCTCTCCGCCGGCAAAAATCATGGAAGAGATGAAATTTATCAGCTGGCCCAGACTTTTGATGAAATGCTTGCACAGCTGGAAGACTCCTTTAACAGAGAGAAACAATTTACTTCCGATGTGTCTCATGAGCTTAGAACCCCGGTCAGCGTCATACTGGCCCAATGCGAGGATCTCCTTCATGACCAATCTTTGTCTGAAGGCCAGCGTGAAAAAATTCTGCTGCTACAAAAGAAATCCACTGAAATATCCTCCATGATATCCCAGCTTCTTTTTTTATCACGTGCAGCACAAAATCGCCAGAAACCAGAAAAGGAATATCTGAACCTTAGTGAGCTGACACAAATATGTATAGAGGAACACCGGCTTCTATCTCAGGAAAAACAAATAGAAATCTACACGGACATAGTATCTGATATTTATGGATGGGTGGACGAAACATTATATATACGCTTGCTGGACAACCTGATGTCTAACGCAGTGTACTACAACAAACCCGGAGGCACTGTGTATATAGGCCTTTCTATTTCCCAAGGTATACTTTCAGGTTATGTTAAAGATAATGGCATCGGGATATCGGCAGAAGATATTCCTCATATCTGGGAACGCTTCTACAGAGCCGATACTGCCCGTTCCTCTGAAGGACACTCAGGTTTGGGGTTATCTATGGTAAAATGGATAGTAGAAGTCCATGGCGGGAAAATCTCTGCGGAAAGCGCCCTGGGGGTGGGAACCATATTTCGTTTTTCTTTTCCTGTGTCAGAGATAAAAGGAGAGGGGCCTGTATCAGACTGA
- a CDS encoding response regulator transcription factor has protein sequence MRILIAEDEKNLNRLITSRLEEEHYSVDSCFDGKEALDYLASAEYDAAILDIMMPLMDGLEVLRHIRKQGLTTPVLMLTARDGIEDRVQGLDAGANDYLVKPFAFEELLARIRVLLRKPQDIPTACCRLDNLEVHLDTHKVLRGGQEITLSGKEFALLRYMIQNTGVVLSREKMEQHLWNYDYAGGSNVIDVYIRYLRRKIDEGFDTKLIHTVRGSGYVLKVKE, from the coding sequence ATGAGAATCTTAATCGCAGAAGACGAAAAAAACTTAAACCGCCTGATAACGTCCAGGCTGGAAGAAGAGCACTACAGTGTGGATTCTTGCTTTGACGGGAAGGAGGCTTTAGATTATCTGGCAAGTGCAGAATACGATGCCGCTATACTCGATATTATGATGCCCCTGATGGATGGCCTTGAAGTTTTAAGGCACATTCGGAAACAGGGTCTTACTACCCCTGTCCTTATGCTCACTGCCAGAGATGGGATTGAGGACAGAGTGCAGGGTCTGGACGCAGGGGCCAACGACTATCTTGTAAAACCATTTGCTTTCGAAGAGCTTCTGGCCCGCATACGGGTCCTGCTCAGAAAACCCCAGGATATCCCCACAGCCTGCTGCCGTCTGGACAACTTAGAAGTGCATTTAGATACCCATAAGGTACTTCGGGGCGGACAGGAAATAACACTCTCAGGAAAAGAATTTGCCCTTTTAAGATATATGATACAAAATACTGGCGTGGTGCTGTCCAGAGAAAAAATGGAACAGCATCTTTGGAACTATGACTATGCAGGAGGCTCTAACGTCATAGACGTCTACATCCGCTATCTGCGCAGGAAGATAGACGAAGGTTTTGATACTAAATTAATACATACCGTGAGAGGATCGGGGTATGTACTGAAGGTAAAAGAATGA